DNA from Lentibacillus amyloliquefaciens:
CTCGAAAAACAATACGCGTTGACCGAGGCTATTGTTGTTTCAGATTCAGATGAATTTCCCGGTGCAACACGCAGAGCCGTGGGCGAAGCTGCATCAGCTTATTTAAGGAATAAGCTGCCGAACATTCAAACGCTCGGAGTATCATGGGGGAAAACGATACGAACGATGGTTGAAAGGTTTCAGGGCGTTGAACAGTCGCACGTCCACTTAGTTCCGTTAATCGGGGGAATGGGCCAAAGTCATGTTGAATACCATTCAAACCAGCTTGCATTTCAGCTTGCCCGAAAGCTTAATGCAAGTTCTTCTTATGTTTACGCCCCGGCTTTTGCAGATAATAAAGAAATGAAAGCACAGCTCATCAAATCTAAGGATGTTACAGCTATTATGAAGGAAGGGGAAAAAATTGATTTTGCCATTGTGGGGGTCGGAAGTGTCACGCGTGAGACAACGGGAATTGAAATGGGTTATATGAACGAAACCGACATCCAATCATTGGAAGCCTCGGGTGCGAAGGGTGATCTCAACTCATGGTTTTTTGATGATGATGGAAATGAAGTCAATCATTCTATCAACGACCGTATTATTGGTGCAAACCTTGATAGAATCAGGGAAATCCCTGAGGTGATGGCGCTTGCTGAAGGCGAACATAAAGTATCCAGTTTACATACCGCTTTGCGTGCAGGACTCGTCAATAGTTTAGTGACGGATGAACGGACTGCGGCAAGTCTAGTAAAAGGGTTCGGCGATTAGTCGCGAAATTTTTTGACGAATTTTGTTGACAAATACCTGAAAGCGTTTTATTATTAGGTTTACAAAAGTTACGATTAAAACATTTGTAAAAAGAGGTGACAATAACATGTGGGGTACATTTATTATTGTATTTGCTTCAATCTGGGGCCTGCAGTTTCTGTTGACACATTTTCAGGTGAAACACTATCAATCTGAAATTAAGAAACTGAGTAAACGTGACAGTGGCTATTTGGGAACCGGTTATTATAAAAAGCGGTTTGGAACCGGAGCAATTATGCTTCTGGTGTGTGATGAAGATGGGTGGATTACGGATGCGAAAGTGATGAAAGGGCTTACCGTTTTTGCCAGATTCAGAAATATGCAGAGGCTGATTGGCATGAAACTGGAAAATAGCAAATTGGCAGATTTTCTTCCAAAAAAGGA
Protein-coding regions in this window:
- a CDS encoding transcriptional regulator GutM: MWGTFIIVFASIWGLQFLLTHFQVKHYQSEIKKLSKRDSGYLGTGYYKKRFGTGAIMLLVCDEDGWITDAKVMKGLTVFARFRNMQRLIGMKLENSKLADFLPKKEQIALTNAIDMIEKEFKKREGNEAWIS
- a CDS encoding sugar-binding transcriptional regulator produces the protein MTTTIKERQLMEKVSKLYYLEGWTQNQICKKVGLSRPIVSKLLKQAREKNIVEIHLKDETVHTVELERLLEKQYALTEAIVVSDSDEFPGATRRAVGEAASAYLRNKLPNIQTLGVSWGKTIRTMVERFQGVEQSHVHLVPLIGGMGQSHVEYHSNQLAFQLARKLNASSSYVYAPAFADNKEMKAQLIKSKDVTAIMKEGEKIDFAIVGVGSVTRETTGIEMGYMNETDIQSLEASGAKGDLNSWFFDDDGNEVNHSINDRIIGANLDRIREIPEVMALAEGEHKVSSLHTALRAGLVNSLVTDERTAASLVKGFGD